The genomic segment TAGACTCTTAAGTGTTATAGATAAGAGCATGGATGAATTTAGAAAAGACATTGGTAAGCTATCAGAAAAGCTTTCTAATATAACCAATCGTGTtgagaaaattgaaacagtggcAGACAAAATTGAAAACATGAACCAGGATATAGGTGTATTAAAACATGAAATCGAAAAACTAAAagttcaacaacaaaaacacgaaAATTTACACGTTGCGAGTGACCTTCGGATAAACGGTATCCCTTATACAAATAACGAaaatctatttcaaatttttgacacTCTTTGCAACAATCTAAACATTGCTACTCCAACCATCAGAGCAATTTATCGAGTCTGCAATGTTAATAAAAATAGAGACACTCCAGAAACAATCATGGTGAATCTAACATCACCCTctgataaaaactttattttaaaaaatatatcgcagttcaaaaaaagtcataaaactGCATTGCAACTACAACATGTGGGATATGATTCCGATAAACATATCTATGTAAACGAAAATCTTACCAGTTATAACTacaaaatacttcaaaatgCACTTAAACTAAAACGGCAAAAATGCATCGAGTCAACATTTAGTCTCCGTGGCCTCGTATATGTCAAAAGAACAAAAGATGAGCCACCTATCATGGTTGATAGTACCAGCAAATTAATCAATCTTTTTCGCGGCGGTCCTGAACCAATCAACATGCCAGCAGAATATTCCAGCAATAATAAtgatcaaaattaaaatatttcatgactcaatatataaattattcgaactttttattattatttacataAATTGTTACTCACTGATTTCCtgcatagaaaaaataaatgttacaCCACTTACTTTAAGTAAATTTCACATTGTAGTCCTAAGTAACTATACAAACCTTTGTAGCATTACTTATTTTTCTTATAATATTAGATAGAGCAAAACAATGTTCCAAAGACAACTTAAAATGCATGATACGAAtactatcaaaacaaaaaacaggccTAAAACTGGTGCACATAAATGCCCAAAGTCTTAATAACAAAATGGATGAGTTTCGCGATACATTTATTAACTCCGACATCGACGCCATTTGTATATCTGAAACGTGGTTTCATCCTGAAATCGATAGCAGCATTTTTCATGTTACGGGATACAAACTGTTTAGAGCGGATCGTCATACTCATGGCGGCGGGGTAGCTATATATATCAAacatggtataagctgctctcTCAAATGTATGTCAAACCGCTCTTCCCGCATTGAATACTTATTTCTGGAACTTTTATCTGATGACAAGAAAAGATTACTGCTGGGTTGCGTCTACAGACCAAATTCATcaatagattttgaagaattAATAGAAACTATTGATATAATTTCCATCGAGTACGACAATATAATCGTAGCTGGTGATTTTAATAGCAACTTGCTTGTTGAGCGCTGTCTTGCCGACTCAATGCAAACCCTAGGGCTACTTCCTGTGAATGATTCCGCACCAACTCACTTCACAAGAAGTAACGCGAGTCTGCTAGATGTGTTCTTTGTCAGCCATTTGTCCAAAATATCTCTCTACAATCAGCTAGATGCCCCCGCATTCTCCAAGCATGATTTGCTTTTCGTCACATACCACTTCGAAATTAATCCCACTGTTTGTACATCGACATATCGCGACTTCAAAAACATTGACTGGCCACTTCTGCATCAAAGTTTAGATGAAGTACCTTGGGAAGAGATTTTCTATATGGAAGGTGTTGACGAACAAGTTTCCTTCCTAAATCATAACCTTTGCTCAATTTACGACACATGCGTTCCTGTCAAAGTCATTTATACTAACAGAAAACAACAGCCATGGTTTACTCCTGAAATCAAGCACTTGATCAgcgttcgaaatttggcatataaaagATGGAAACGTTATAGACTGCCTACACTGTATGACACGTTTAAATCCGCTAGAAGAGATGTGCTCAAAAAGACTAACGAGTCCAAAAAGCAGTACTATAAAAGGAAATTCGAAAATGCAATTGATAGTAagcgaaaatggaaagaaataagGAACATCGGAATTGGATCGAAATCCAATACCAACACTGATTGTCTTTCTATCTCTGACCTAGATGAgataaatgaaaactttttgaaaataaatactgtGGACCCTGGCACAAACACTTATTCTAATATTTCTACAGCACAGATTGAAGACACATTCTCGTTTAGATGTGTTAGTCCCGAAGAAGTCTTACAAAGTTTTGCAACCATAAAGTCTGACGCAATGGGATTTGATGGCATACATCCTAGATTTGCCAAATTGGTACTGCCGAAAATACTTCCATTTGTTACACACATTTATAACAACATTCTTACAAAGTCAACGTTCCCAACAGActggaaattggcaaaaattataCCGATACCCAAACAGAATTCAGAGTTCCGTCCGATTGCTATCCTGCCGTTTTTCTCTAAAGCTTTGGAACGTATTATAAATACTCAAATAGATGCCTTCCTGAGTTTCAGAGGTCTTTTGAATGATAGACAATCTGGTTTTCGAACAAAAAGAAACTGCTCTACTGTATTAATTGACGTTGTGGAAGAATTGAGACAAAATATGGATAATAATATGGTATCATTTCTGGTTTTACTGGACCACAGTAAAGCCTTTGACACAGTGAACCATGATATTCTTATCTCGAAGCTTGACAgacttttctttttctccaaACCGGCCTGTAAACTGATTTCATCATACATTACCGGACGCCGTCAATCCGTCAATGTCGGTGATACAACATCTGCGGCACTTGATGTACCTAGAGGTGTTCCGCAGGGCTCTATCCTTGGTCCCTTACTTTTTTCTGTATACATAAATGATCTACCTGATATTCCAATGCATTGTAATGTGcaaatgtacgctgacgatgttcaGCTTTTCTCCAGCGCTAAACCAAATTGCGTACAATCATgtataaataatattaattgCGATCTGAATGAAATCCAGAACTGGGCGAGTAAAAATAGTCTCTGTCTAAATCCGTCAAAAACTAaactgatgaaaattttaaaacgatcaaCCACCCAGATTCCTCTTGCAAGAGCTACTTTGAACAACTCGGTAATAGAAACTGTTGATACATCCTGCAACCTTGGTGTAATATTATAGAGTATTCAGTATAAACATATTTACGTTCCAGTCTAATGTACGTTTTCTCCCTCACCTTATTCTTATTTTCTTATTATCCATAAGAACAAGTGGTAAACACTCTCACTCGTATTTAAATGTTTATCTGCTTGCTGTTTGCATCTCTTTAATGTAACATACtgtcacacacatacatacatatccaTGTACATACGTTGTTATACATTTCTAGTTCTAagctttgttttgttataaataaagATCACTCTGTATTTGGATTTTAATTGCAACGCATCTCATCTCTGCCGTGTCAATACATTACATATTTGGCGACgaggataaaaaaaattttttttttttgaacttaaataagttattttatataaaaaaaaaaagtgataaacagagcaaaaaaataaatgccGCCTAAGATGGAAGGAGAAGGAAACCAAAGTTTTGCAGCCAGTCAAATTGCAGTGTTCCAGACTTCTAATGTGCCAGAATTTAACCCAAGTGTAGAGGCGTGGAATGTATGGAAAGAGCGTCTGGACATACATTTTTGTGAAATAAGCTGCACGGACGACAATGTGAAAAagtcgattttattaaaatcaattggTGCCGTGGCTTATAAAATGTTGCATAGTTTATGCAGTCCAGTGTCCCCTGTGTCAAAAAAATATGAGGAGTTGTGCGAGATATTGGATACGCAGTACACCCCACCTACGATAGTGTTCAgcgaaagaaaaaagtttcatGTCTCAACAAAAAGTGATAGTGAAACGGTTGCTGAGTGGTATGCCAGAGTTAAGACATTGGCGCTTAATTGTAAATTTGGTGCAAACTTGGATGCTTTTGTTTTAAATCAGTTTGTGATGGGCTTGCCACATTTCATCTTCGAACGACTGTGTGAAGAGGACGAAAGTCTAACGGTGCAAGTGGCGTTGAAAAAAGCGATGATCATGGAGACGAAAAGCATAGCAAAAGAGGCAGAGAGGGAGCAAAGTTCTGTGAACTTGGTGCAAAAGCAAAGACTCTCCAACAAGTATAACGGCAGTGGCGGTGGTGGCAGAGGTTATGGCAGCAGCGGTAACAGAGGCAGTAACAGCAACAGAGGCAGTGGTAACAGCAGTAACGGAGGCAATGGTTATAACAACAACAGAGGCAATGGCTATGAAAATAACAGAAGCGGCGGTCGCGATAACAGAATGGAAGTTGAAAAAAAGGCAGCTTGTTCTCATTGCGGTTGGCGCAACCACAGCTCTCAAGCTTGTAAATACAAGGAGAGCAAATGTCATTCGTGTGGAAGAAATGGACATCTGGCTTCTGTGTGTCATAATAAAAAGAGAAGTGTGAATTATGTATCTAATGATATTGATaacaatgatgatgattatgataatgatgatttatttaattattcaattttcaGTGTGGCTGAGCGCAAATCTAGTGATGTGTATTCTCTTCAGGTTGTAATTGATGGAGTTGAGCTTAATGCTGTGTGTGATACGGGTGCTCCGTGTACGTTGATGCCTGCTTGTTTTTATAAGGAGAACAACATTAAGAAAACACTTCGCCCATGCAATATACCATATGTAGACTACAATGGTGACAAGTTGAAGCTGGTAGGCGAATACGATGCGTCGGTGACTTTTCAAGGTAAAAgtaaatcagttgttgttgttgttgtaaattcaTCAAATCCACCCCTGCTTGGTCGTTCGTTTTTACGATCGTTTAATTTTGAGCTGTTGCAAGTTAACAATATTGGTTCAATGGATTCTAATGCAACGATTattgaacaaattaaaaatgaattttctgagGTTTTTCAAGACAAGTTGGGAGAATACaatgtgagcaaaatttctttaaaaattgctGAGGATGCAGCTCCTGTTTTTTGTAAACCAAGACCTTTACCATTGGCATGGAAAGGCAAGATAGAGAAGAAGTTAAGAGACTTAATAAGTTCTGGTGTTTTGGAGCCGGTTGATAATTCCGATTGGGGAACTCCTTTAGTTCCAATTTTAAAGCCAAACGGCGATTTGAGGATATGCGGTGACTACAAGGTcacattaaacaaatttttattggattttaaaTATCCCTTACCCAGAATCGATGAGATTTTCGCATCGTTGGAGGGTGGTGAAGTTTTCACGAAGCTTGATTTATCCAATGCTTACAATCAGCTTGTTTTGGATGAAGAGTCTCAATTTTTATGCGCATGGAGTACGCATATTGGTACTTTGAAGGTGAAGAGACTACCATTTGGTGTCAAAACGGCTGCggccatttttcaaaaaacaatggAAAATCTTTTAAGAGATATTCCCTATGTTGTTGTTTACCAGGATGACATAACCATCACTGGCAAAAATATGCAAGAGCATATCAGGACTTTGAAGCGTGTACTTCAAAAACTACAGTCTTCAGGATTGAAGCTCAATTTAAACAAATCAGTATTTTTTCAATCTGAAATTTCCTATTTGGGATTTAACATCGACAAACATGGATTAAGAAAGAACAATGACCGGATTTCATCAATAATCTCGTGTCCTATTCCAAAGAATATTTCTGAATTACGAGCTTTTGTGGGCATGGCAAATTATTATTCGAAATTTATTaatgattttgcaaaaatcatGTCTCCACTATATAATTTATTAAGCAAAGATGTAGCCTTCGATTGGTCAGACAAATGTCATAAGTCGTTTGAGGATATAAAGAAGTCTGTTACTTCAGACCAAATCTTGGTTCATTTTAATCCTGACTTGCCAATCATATTAACTACTGATGCTTCAAATAATGCGGTAGCTGGAATTTTATCACACAGGTTCTCTGAAACAACAAAACCGATAGCATCTGTATCCCGAGCTTTGACGAAAAGCGAGAAGAATTACAGCACTCTTGAGAAAGAAGCCCTAGCCATTGTGTTTAGTGTTACTAAACTAAGGCAATATTTGCTTGGAAACAAATTCATTTTAAGAACGGATCATCGCCcattattggccatttttggtagCGACAAGGGTTTGCCTGTCATGGCTTCAGCAAGAATGCAACGATGGGCATTAATTCTTTCTGGATTTAATTATACCATAGAATATGTGAAAGGAATTAAGAATGAAGCAGATAGCATTTCAAGGATGCCTCAAAAAGAATTTCAATCTGATAATGTTGAAAATTCTtacataaattttattgaagccAATGGAGCAGGTTTTAAAATCGATTTTAAAGATATTTCTCGTGAAACGAGACGAGACCCGATTTTGTCAAGAGTTGTGGACTGTATCTCCAACGGCACACTCAATAATATTGCTGGTGCCAATTTCACACCATTTCGGGAAAAGTATACCCAACTAACCGTTGAATATGGTTGTATTTTATGGGGTTATCGAACAATAATACCtgataaattaaaagaaaaagttcTAAATGAACTTCATCGTTCTCATTTGGGGATTGTCAAAACCAAAGCCCTTGCAAGGTCATACATATGGTGGCCAGGCCTTGACAAAGACATTGAGAACTTAATTAAGAACTGTCTACCGTGCCAAAAACTACAATCCAGTCCTGAGAAAAGCAGTTTAATACCATGGGTGCCAAATGATTCGGTATGGAGCCGAATACATATTGATTTTGCTGGTCCGAtaagaaatttttactttttaatcgTCATCGattcattttcaaaatttgttgaagTTTTCAAGACTAAAGATATGACGACAGCATTCACCGTCTCAAGGTTAAGAGAACTGTTTTCACGTTATGGTATTGTCGACACACTTGTAAGTGACAATGGCACACAATTCACTTCACATgattttgaaacttttttgtCCTTGAATGGAATTAAACACATCTTAACTGCACCTGGACATCCATCAACTAATGGCCAAGCTGAGAACTTCGTTAAAACGTTTAAAAAATCCATATATGCTAACTTGGAGCAAAATAAAGATGccaatttagaccaaattttataccgatttttaatggactatCGCAACATGACCCATTGTAGCACTGGTGAATGTCCAGCAAAGATTTTCTTTGGCAGAAAACTAAAAACCCGGTTTAGTCTTTTAAAACCACCAACGACTACGGAAAAGATAATAAATGCACAAGAAAACAACGTTCGAAACCACAAAGGTAATCGAAATATTCAATTTACAGAAGGTCAGAAGGTAATGGTACGTGATTACCGTAATCCTAACAAATCTAGTTGGGCACAAGCAAAGATAAAACAACAACTTGGACCTCAATCGTATTCGTGCATTTTATCACACAACAACTATATCATTAAACGCCATCTAGATCAGATAAGAggtcaacaacaaaaacaacaacaaatcgtcGATTTGCAAGCACCTACAACAAATACCTTGTCTTCAGATGGTCCACAGCAGATGCAAACGACTGAAGATATTTCACACACTAGAAGAGAACTCAGACCACGAGAGGGAGGAAGAGTAGTAAGAAAACCGGATTCAGGTACAAACAGCAATTTAGATACCAATTGATAATATACAATTTTGTCTACTCAATTCATTATTACTTtataatttcattgatattgtTTGTATTTGATTGATATGTTATTAACAACTTTAGGGGGAGCATATAGAGTATTCAGTATAAACATATTTACGTTCCAGTCTAATGTACGTTTTCTCCCTCACCTTATTCTTATTTTCTTATTATCCATAAGAACAAGTGGTAAACACTCTCACTCGTATTTAAATGTTTATCTGCTTGCTGTTTGCATCTCTTTAATGTAACATACtgtcacacacatacatacatatccaTGTACATACGTTGTTATACATTTCTAGTTCTAagctttgttttgttataaataaagATCACTCTGTATTTGGATTTTAATTGCAACGCATCTCATCTCTGCCGTGTCAATACATTACAAATATTCAATTCCAAACTGACTTGGACTAATCATATAAACAAAGCTGTTGGTAAAGTTCAAGGAATGCTGCGAAGTTTGTGGTCTGTGCGGACTTCTACACCTTTTCAAGTACGTatgcttttagcgaaatcttaCCTTATACCTACTCTACTTTATGGAtgtgaaattttcgcaaattgtgaTTCGAGAGACTtcaacaaactaaaagtaagctacaataacattgctcgctacatatttaataagaaaaggagagacCGAATTTCTCAATTCGCCCACAAAATATTCGACATTAGTTTCGAAAACCTCCTCAAAGCGAAATGCGTTattttactgcaaaaaataatctatcttAAGCAGCCAAAATATCTTTATGATCATCTCCATTTTGCTCGATCTGGCAGAGGACTAAAAATCATTCTACCACGCTTCCGAACCTCAAActctgaaaaacaatttttaatcaacagtattcgtctttggaacaatttgccatccaacatccaaaccataagtaatgctactcttttcaagaaaacaattttcaaacactatatttaaagtataattcctaaaaaaattctcttatgataaattttataatataattacttttttatttatatttttcttaacacataTTCGATGTAATCCATTCCTTAAACCGGCATCGTCACTTATAAGATTTTTATCTTGTGATGTCTGgtatcaataaacaaacaaacaaacaaaaaaaaaaaaaaaaaaaaaaaaaaagtcccgacttgaacccaattgaacatctttgggaacatctcgaacgcaaattgagaacgcgcaatttttcgagcaagagtcaaatgcaacaggtgataatggaggaatggactaatatagaccaaaatataaccgctaaattagtccaatcgatgtcaaaccgtttaaaagaagttataagacgcggtggtcgaataacaaagtattaatttttttaaattatgttatttatttttttgtttttttgcaatgatgaatactttttttgtttaattttttgtgttcagctgtaaaatggccctttttgttccaataaatactatttttttctttaaaaacaatgaaattgtgtacatatatatcacacaagcactactgcatcattagtttaatatgtttttattccaattgtcttttgtagacttattaaaaaaaaaacattgaatgatgaatactttttttgaccgctgtatactttatggggtattagacgaatatttccaggagttacaaacagaatgacgaaattagtatacccccatcctatggtggagggtataaaaatgtatgacatatttgtttgtaaaaatatattttgtgcaaaatctatttttaatagGTCGTATGCTGGAAACGGTAACATACTTGATAATGACAGATAATTTTTTGTCAGACGTCAACGTCTTAGGTTACCATTGAAAGAGCAGCAATTATGTTGCGGGTATCAATTACAGCGACGCGTATTTGATAAGCTTTCATATCATATTCTAACGGGATTGTACAGTTTGAAACGCAcatttagaagtgaaaattttgtgtgaaCGGAGCGGTCAGGTAAGTACTTTTTGCCACAatgtaaaaaattgtattttccaTACAAACTAAGAAATCAAAGACTACAAGATGcataaaatttcttcaaaatacaATAATGAAGAAAATGGGCATGAAATTTCATCACAAAAAGGATATTTTAGGCATTATCGTTggtaaaatcaattaaaattaaatcagccttttttgttttagttgaagtgcctaaaagatccatttgatgatgaaatttcattttccaaGAGATGATCTATTTGATGGCTCAACAGGTGTGTTCATCggcattttgaagaaattttgtccaacATGTATTCTTTGATTTCTTAGcttgtgtgcaaaattccatcaaaattggatcatGTTAAGATGTAGCTAACCTCAGTGTTCTAGCTTCCATATTAGTGTCTCCGTCGGTTTACTGTataacttttactttttataccctccaccataggatgggcgtatactaatttcgtcattctgtttgtaacgcctcgaaatatgcgtctaagaccccataaagtatatatattcttgatcgtcgcgacatttaaaGTCGCGACGACATTtttagttgcgccctctagaggcttctttagcctctagagggcgcaattcttgtccgatttgacacatagtgttttgatatcacttccaacaactgtaagtagtatggtcctaatcggtccataacctgatatagctgtcatataaaccgatcttgggtcttgacttcttgagcctctagagggcgccactctcctccgatttgactgaaatagtgcacatagtgtttttatattacttccaacaactgtgcgaagtatggttcaaatcggtccatgttttgatatagctgccatataaacccatcttggttctagacttcttgagcatctagagagcgcaattctcatccgatttggcacaaatgtacaaaatgtacaacggctcctcccaaggccctcaacatacttgtgcaatatggtcagaatcgatatatagcttgatacagctcccatataaaccgatctcccgatttcgcttcttgagccccgaatcggactttaacgtGATAAAGCTGTGGGCAAGATACGCCATTTTGTACTATAAGGTAGTtttaagtacctaaatgtaagaattacagaaaaaacttttagtcgcccaatatatcatgtcaaaatttcattaaaatcgtttcaagaatatatatatatatatatatatatacactagctgacccgtgcccgctccgctgcgccttcttttactttatatggaacaacagtttccttggaatatttattttcgacaattaaagatttttgtagtgaaataccatgctacgaaaatagtatatcgcttgagtaacagtttaaaaatataaaacagtttaaaaatataaaattaataatatatatattgatctacgaattcaagtttggatgtaaggtgtactcccagatacatggccctgaaaaataaaaaattggtcccgaatgtgggcatcaattcttgctctaccccccaatacttttcatttaggcccacattgtcatggtcggtaaatatgcccgatttaggggtgttttggggattggggtggtcgcccaaacactaagcccggaaaatatattaggaacgttctctattctcatatatctatatatcatttatttgaacctcatattgccattggcctcaaaattggatatcaaattcgttttcaaatctcattgaaactccttattggaaaagtcagcaaatatgtccggtttgaggtattggccctaaaaactacaatataaatatttagttccactctctttacgacccaaattgttttggtgagcaaatacgtcctatttgggggttgttatggtggtgggacgtcccctagacagttggtccctaatatagatatcagatacgtggtctactcccacatacctttaatttgagccccatatttccatagtcgacaaacatgaccggcttgggggtgttttgggggatgggcggccactctgtgagttggccttgaaaatatacatcggattcgtgttccactctaaaaaaccttcttatttgagcctcatattgcaaaagtcagcaaatacttcctatttgggtggtgtcgtgggggtggggtggccccatagacagttTTCCGCAatattaatatcatattcgtgatttcatttgagccccatatggctatggtcgtaaatttgtcccctttgggtgatgtttttggggagaggcggcccccaaaaaacttggtcccatatctggatatcatatagacaattttcccgaatattgatatcagattggtgctttactcccaaatacctttcatttgagccccatgtggctatggtcgtaaatgtgtccgctttggggagaggcggcccccaaacacctggtcccgtatttggttatcagattcgtattctacattcaaataccttttatttaagtcccaaattcccatggtcagtaaataagtcctgtttggggggtgttttgggaaagggctggacccccagaaacttgttcccacatttggatatcagattcgtattctactcgcaaatacctttcatttgagtcccatattgccatggtcagtaaatatgtccgatttgggggtgttttgggggttgggctggtccccctagcacttggtccgacatatggatatcagatacgttttcttatcctaaatacctttcatttgagtcccatattgtcgtgattggtctaaatatatgtttggtaggttttagggtggggcggcccccctaggtaccccatccgaaatttggacaccaaatttttattttcagggtactatatgagagcataaaaatttcgcttaaatcgcaccaaccatctccgagatctggcgtttcttaaaattagggtaagaaaatcggttcagccgtttctgagtctataaggaacacacaaacataaaacaaacaaacaaataaacctacaaacaaatacaattcCGATAAACTAAGTTGTGTAGGATATTTACATTTGCCTTTCCCTACTTGTTTCAACTTTATTTTATTCCAATATTTCACTTAATTATAGATGTATTCGCTAATAAGGACCtcaaataaaaatctttttgttgtccaatcaaaGGAAATTTCCTGGAATGGAACTAGGAGTGTGCTCTTTAAGCATGAGGGAAAAGGGCATGTTGGTCTCCTTGTTTGTAAATCAAATAAgtattacaaatgttgccaatttccatatttggatacgcTTCGCGCATTATATCATTTCtttatata from the Stomoxys calcitrans chromosome 1, idStoCalc2.1, whole genome shotgun sequence genome contains:
- the LOC131996755 gene encoding uncharacterized protein LOC131996755, whose amino-acid sequence is MDEFRDTFINSDIDAICISETWFHPEIDSSIFHVTGYKLFRADRHTHGGGVAIYIKHGISCSLKCMSNRSSRIEYLFLELLSDDKKRLLLGCVYRPNSSIDFEELIETIDIISIEYDNIIVAGDFNSNLLVERCLADSMQTLGLLPVNDSAPTHFTRSNASLLDVFFVSHLSKISLYNQLDAPAFSKHDLLFVTYHFEINPTVCTSTYRDFKNIDWPLLHQSLDEVPWEEIFYMEGVDEQVSFLNHNLCSIYDTCVPVKVIYTNRKQQPWFTPEIKHLISVRNLAYKRWKRYRLPTLYDTFKSARRDVLKKTNESKKQYYKRKFENAIDSKRKWKEIRNIGIGSKSNTNTDCLSISDLDEINENFLKINTVDPGTNTYSNISTAQIEDTFSFRCVSPEEVLQSFATIKSDAMGFDGIHPRFAKLVLPKILPFVTHIYNNILTKSTFPTDWKLAKIIPIPKQNSEFRPIAILPFFSKALERIINTQIDAFLSFRGLLNDRQSGFRTKRNCSTVLIDVVEELRQNMDNNMVSFLVLLDHSKAFDTVNHDILISKLDRLFFFSKPACKLISSYITGRRQSVNVGDTTSAALDVPRGVPQGSILGPLLFSVYINDLPDIPMHCNVQMYADDVQLFSSAKPNCVQSCINNINCDLNEIQNWASKNSLCLNPSKTKLMKILKRSTTQIPLARATLNNSVIETVDTSCNLGVIL